From one Triticum aestivum cultivar Chinese Spring chromosome 4B, IWGSC CS RefSeq v2.1, whole genome shotgun sequence genomic stretch:
- the LOC123094486 gene encoding metal transporter Nramp6 produces MQACEGTPAKMFRPRGFPGCIFSFVQRGSYGLTTGIPQPATGAPETSGKEGRPALGFAQRSFTARRPMAADGDPAAGAGPDVEAHALLRASSSSSDEDPEQCAFEPAEKIVVSIAADPDADEEDLFSATGRAPPFSWRKLWLFTGPGFLMSIAFLDPGNLEGDLQAGATAGDTLLWLLLWATAMGLLVQLLAARLGVATGKNLAELCRDEYPDWVRRALWLMAEVSMVSADIQEVIGSAIAIKILSRGFLPIWAGVVITALDCFIFLSIENYGVRKLEALFAVLIAIMAWSFAWMFIETKPNGKDLIVGLLVPKLSSRTLRQAVGIVGCVITPHNVFLHSALVQSRKVDQNKEYQVREALRYYSIESTMALVVPFMINLFVTTVFAKGFYGTEEARTIGLENAGQYLQEKFGGDYFPILSIWGVGLLAAGTSSTITGTYAGQFIMDGFLNWRLKKWMRAMITRSFAIVPTIVVALYFNASESALDVLNEWLNVLQSVQIPFSLIPLITLVSKEQVMGVFKIGLTTQIVTWTVASLPILINGYLLLDFFSSEIRGAVSGSFLCVAVVAYAAFLLYLILRCTELPNHVFTPVKNKDASFT; encoded by the exons ATGCAGGCATGCGAGGGCACACCAGCCAAAATGTTTCGGCCTCGTGGATTTCCGGGGTGTATATTTAGTTTTGTGCAACGAGGATCATATGGCCTAACCACGGGCATTCCCCAGCCAGCCACAGGAGCCCCCGAAACATCCGGCAAAGAAGGCCGGCCGGCGCTCGGTTTCGCGCAACGCAGCTTCACCGCCCGTCGTCCCATGGCCGCCGACGGGGACCCAGCCGCGGGCGCCGGCCCCGACGTGGAGGCGCACGCGCTGCTCCgcgcgtcttcctcctcctccgacgaggacCCCGAGCAGTGCGCCTTCGAGCCGGCCGAGAAGATCGTCGTGTCCATCGCCGCcgaccccgacgccgacgaggaggaCCTCTTCTCCGCCACCGGCCGCGCGCCGCCCTTCTCGTGGCGCAAGCTCTGGCTCTTCACGGGGCCTGGGTTCCTGATGAGCATCGCCTTCCTCGACCCGGGCAACCTCGAGGGCGACCTCCAGGccggcgccaccgccggcgacaCGCTGCTCTGGCTGCTTCTCTGGGCCACGGCCATGGGGCTGCTCGTCCAGCTGCTCGCCGCGCGCCTCGGGGTGGCCACCGGGAAGAACCTCGCCGAGCTCTGCCGCGACGAGTACCCGGACTGGGTGCGCCGCGCGCTCTGGCTCATGGCCGAAGTCTCCATGGTCAGTGCCGACATCCAGGAGGTCATCGGGAGCGCCATTGCCATCAAGATCCTCAGCCGCGGGTTCCTGCCCATTTGGGCCGGCGTTGTCATCACCGCATTGGACTG CTTTATTTTTCTTTCCATTGAGAACTACGGAGTGAGGAAATTGGAGGCTCTATTTGCAGTTCTGATTGCAATAATGGCCTGGTCCTTCGCATGGATGTTTATAGAAACCAAACCCAATGGGAAAGACCTAATTGTTG GTCTTCTGGTTCCTAAgctgagctcaagaacactaagGCAAGCAGTTGGGATCGTCGGATGTGTCATCACCCCCCACAATGTGTTCCTCCATTCTGCTCTTGTCCAATCGAGAAAAGTAGACCAGAACAAGGAATACCAAGTCCGGGAAGCGCTGAGGTACTACAGCATCGAATCAACCATGGCGTTGGTGGTGCCCTTCATGATAAACTTATTTGTCACGACGGTTTTCGCAAAAGGGTTTTACGGCACCGAAGAAGCGCGCACAATCGGGCTCGAAAACGCCGGACAGTATCTCCAGGAAAAGTTTGGGGGAGATTATTTCCCCATCCTCTCCATTTGGGGGGTCGGCCTGTTGGCCGCCGGCACGAGCAGCACCATAACCGGAACCTATGCCGGACAGTTTATAATGGATGGGTTTCTCAACTGGCGACTGAAGAAATGGATGAGGGCGATGATCACCCGAAGCTTTGCGATCGTGCCGACGATCGTTGTTGCCCTGTACTTCAACGCGTCGGAATCTGCGCTGGATGTTCTGAACGAGTGGCTCAACGTGCTCCAGTCAGTTCAGATCCCTTTCTCGCTCATACCGCTGATAACATTGGTGTCCAAGGAGCAGGTCATGGGGGTGTTCAAGATAGGTCTAACAACACAG ATTGTGACCTGGACGGTTGCGTCGTTGCCAATCCTGATCAACGGCTATCTCTTGTTGGATTTCTTCTCGTCGGAAATTAGGGGCGCGGTATCTGGCTCGTTTCTCTGCGTGGCTGTGGTTGCTTATGCCGCGTTCCTACTCTATCTTATCCTCCGGTGCACGGAGCTGCCTAACCATGTATTTACACCAGTAAAAAACAAGGATGCTAGCTTCACATGA